In Vicia villosa cultivar HV-30 ecotype Madison, WI linkage group LG7, Vvil1.0, whole genome shotgun sequence, the DNA window ACAGTTGTTATCTTGGTCCCGACACGTGAGTTGGCTTTGCAAACATCTCAAGTGTGTAAAGAGCTTGGAAAGCATTTGAAAATCCAAGTTATGGTTACAACAGGAGGTACCAGTCTAAAAGATGACATAATGCGCTTATATCAACCAGTTCACCTGCTTGTCGGTACCCCAGGAAGGATATTGGATCTTACGAAAAAGGGTGTTTGCGTTCTTAAGCATTGCTCAATGCTGGTAATGGATGAGGTAAATATATTACACCTGAGTTTATTCATTTACAGAATCCTGTTGAGAAACATCAACTATGTAGAAAACATTTCACATATTTAAAGAGATTTAGAAAAATGAGGGTCGGAAACATAATTGGATTCAATCAGACAAGTATGATTTGATGTAGAACTATGTTTCTTTGCATTTATGTATTATTTGCTAGGATTAGAAATCCACATTCTAATGTTGTCAGCTGATGGTTGAAGCAAATGCCTCTGTTTACTGATATCTTCTTTTTGTTTAAATATCCATAGCTTCTTCATCATGGCATTGTTAAGTAGTTACAGTTATCACTCTGCAGTTTTTCATAGCTTTCTGTGTTTCTCAGGCTGACAAGCTTCTCTCCCCAGAGTTCCAGCCTTCGATTCAGCAGCTgattcattttcttccaacaaaccGTCAAATCCTGATGTTTTCAGCAACATATCCTGTTACTGTGAAGGACTTCAAAGATAGGTTTCTTAACAAACCATATGTCATTAACCTTATGGATGAGCTTACTCTGAAGGGTATTACACAATTTTATGCATTTGTGGAAGAGAGACAGAAAGTCCACTGCTTAAATACTCTCTTTTCTAAGGTTTGATTTTTCTTTGTGCTCTTGATTTTCTTATATCTGTGAATATTATGATGCTAATAATAATAGTTTATTTTCCAGCTACAAATAAACCAATCAATTATCTTCTGCAACTCAGTGAACCGGGTTGAACTCCTTGCCAAGAAAATCACTGAACTGGGGTATTCATGTTTCTATATTCATGCAAAGATGCTGCAAGACCATCGTAATAGAGTATTTCATGATTTCCGTAATGGTGCATGCCGGAATCTTGTCTGTACTGGTATGTTGCTGACACTTTAGCAACCTCATGTAAATTGGCAGTTTTTCTTTTAAGTTGCTTAGAATGATATTTAATCTACAATATAGTTGTTTTCAGTACTTAGTTATTTGGGGTCCTGGTTTCCTTTATTTTGACATGTTATCTTCATTCCTTTTATTTTGTAAATGAATTCAATAATCAATAGTTGTACTCTATATATTGTTTATTGTAGTTAACTATGTACATCAAGTGACTTATGTTAAGGAATCTTTGGTTTATTATGTGTATTAGCTGATGgtgaaattttaaatatatactgTCCTAATAatttaaactttcatttttctgtGTGAAACATTTACAGATCTTTTCACTAGGGGAATAGACATCCAAGCAGTTAATGTTGTTATTAACTTTGATTTTCCCAAGAACTCGGAGACTTATTTGCACAGGGTATGTTTGATTTCTGCTCACTTTaaattcaatttgttttttttttttttggtatcaaTTACGTGTACATGTTCTGATGGATACTATGCTTTTGATAGGTTGGTCGTTCAGGGAGATTTGGTCACCTTGGTTTAGCGGTGAACTTGATCACTTATGAGGATCGCTTTAATTTGTATGTAATGTACTTGGTGTTGAATAAGTTTTTTAGATTCTGGCTGTAGGTTGCTGATATATTCCTTCTATTGTTCAGATATAGGATTGAACAAGAACTTGGCACTGAAATAAAGCAAATTCCGCCACACATTGATCAAGCATTTTATTGCCGGTGACAACAGTAGTTACAGGGATTGTTTTTACAAGTTTGATGAGTAGCTATGGTGAGTAATCAGACTTTTTTTCCTTCCTATTTACAGTTGAGAATTTGAATCCTGCTTCTGACAAGAGTTTTGATCTCTAGAGGTAGAGATAAATTTGTATGTTAAAGTGTAGACTCTTCATTTGAAACAAATTTATCCCCCTCATCAAAGACAATGATGCAATTCATTTCTCTTTCGGATAAAATGATAGTGCCGTGCCTAACCAAAATCATGTAGTATTTTATTGCTTGTCTTTTAATGGGGCTTCAATTTTAACATTATTTGTATTGTGTTTAAAactttatttgaagaagatactTGATTTATAATGATACCATTCTAATTTCAGATAGTTGTTTTTCACATTTGTTTATGCACAAATCTTTTGTTCCATGATCTGTTCACTGTGGTTCAATTGTGTAGTGCTGTTGCTAACATGCGTTCATTTTCCACAGGTTAATGTGTCAGTCCCTCAAGCAGGCGGTGTTTGAGGAAGTATTATGGAATTTGGAGTATTGTTGGaccttttgtttagttttttttttttccctttttctttccAATTTCTGGTAAAGAGCCGTGAAACATGAGAGGATGCGTATGGCCTTGCATTTGAGTATGCACTATGGAAATTGGGGTATTGTTGGAACCTTTgtttagtgttttatttttaatgaaaagttTCTGGATGAGAGCCGTGAACCTGAAGACATTTGAACCTCCAGAGAGTTCAGTTTTGGCTTTTAACTGCCATATAGTTTGGTGGGTCCAGTCTGTGTTTCCGTTGGTTACATTTGCAGATGTTACTGCATGTTATCAGTACTGTTACtttcaattaaataaatggtTTAGAGATAATTTGCCTTGTTATTAATGTCCTTTCCCATGCTATTTGATCTCCAGTTGCTGTTGAAGTTCATTTTGGATTTTGATCCATTTTGAGGTATCTTGGTAGGATACTTGACCTAGATAGATTACCAATCTATGACTTGTTGTGAATACTGCGAATTTTAAACCATCTTAGATACCATAATATTCATTGGCATATTTCATTCACTCATTGAAGTACTGCTAACTTCATGCTCCATTCCATACGAAATCACAACAGTAGTACACATGCTATCCATCTCAGATTCAATTGTTCTATCATATGAATCTAGTATATACCTCAAATTATCTCTATTCCACACTTTTTTGGGGATAATTAACAGCTCAGAAATTTTACTTAGAATAATTCATTAGTAGTTAGGTTAGATGCAAACAGAAGATGAGGACCACACTTTAGATTTCTCAATTGACCATCTAAGACCAAGCACGTGATCGAACATAACACTACGTCATATTATATTCAGTCGTAAGGGAAAGATTCGATAAGCGTTTAGTTAAGGCCGCCAATCTACCCATCTTGCCCTAGTCAGTCCCTCACAGCTTGTTAATTTTGATGACATCATCTCTCTTTTGGCACCCGACGAAAGTTAATGTACGAGTCTAGGAGAGACCCAATTTGTTTAATCTAAAACTTTTAACTTTAGGTTCAATCTTATACGACTTTAGTTAGACATGATTTGTCATATAATTTGTTTAGCAAATTGTTTCTCACATCTTAAGTGGTGGAGAAGCGCCCtaaagaaatttgaaaatatccttgagtatttaaaaaaaatttttttggaCATACTCTTTACACCAAAACACGTCTTAGGTAAGTCTCACTTCAATTTTTTCTCAGAATTTAGTTTAGAGATGCACTTTCGAAGTCACCATATACTCACATCATACATACCTAATCGAGACATTCATTTTGACTAAAATTAAATTCGAAGACGCATTTTCAGATTCACCATATTCGCACCCCATACATTCCTAACTGAAACACATTtattttgatataaatttattCGATGATGCTGTAATTATTCTAGACAACACTTTTGTATTCACCCTACACAGTAAATTTTGACTTTGTTTTAGAGATACACCGATGCAATTGACCATATGTATTATAGGTATACTAttgtaataaaatttatataaattaaaccaTAATCTTATTAACTAAGAGGAAAATgtcataaataaatgaataaattagaATCTTTAATAAAGTCAAAATAAATTACAAACGATAATAGTGCTCCtaataaaaatagtatataataTAGTGTATGTCAGACCCTTATGTTCTTAAGTTGTCTCCTGTATGACAGTGCCGGCCAGGCCTCAATAAGGATGACGTCTACAATGTCCCTCGCCTCAAAGTATTTTGGAAAGACTCATCTGTTTATACCCGTCTGTGCAATATCCATGATTAATCGTACAATAAACACTTCAACATAAGTCTCGCAATTCAGATAGCTGCATCACATCCTAAAACCACCGCTCTTGAGACTATGACAGAATCACAATCTTCCTCTCATAGTTGATGCATTTTAAAGCATCACTtccttttagaaaaataaatcatCTTTAGAAACCTCAAATATTATAACAAATTTGTTTCAAAGAATGAATTCAATTGAATTTCACCTCTTTGTCTCACATGTAAGGTAACATGGTCCAGATATAGAGGCAACAACAAGTCAAACGCTCCAAACCCCCGGGGTGCCTCAACATGTATCAATGAGGCTTCAGAGGCAATATAAGGTTTCACTTGTCTACTTTGGGAAGACGAAGATGCCCAAACCCTGAAAGTTGAATCCTCCGTATAAACCGAACTAGAACTGACCAATGGTTGCTGCGAGGGATTGGCTATTTCCCTTCGAACCAATGCATGATGCGACACTCTACCTTTCCTTAACCGTTCTTTATTTTTCAACCATAATGCCTGTAATTAAATCACACAAGCATTATCCAGATGAAATATAGTGAAAATGAAACAAACAATGCAGATAGACTAAATATGGAAATGCATTTTCGGATTCTGGAAAATGAAAAGGAACAAACTCAAAGTGCATTTTCGTATTATTCTGCAACCCACTGAAGAACGAAAAAACGACAAAAATGCATTTGAATCCAACATCCTACAAATGCATTAATCATTTAAACTACTTATCAACACATTGCCTAATTAAATTACATATCAAAACTACCTGTTACACATCATAATGCTAAATTTCTATAAATGTTTAgagatataaaaaaaatgtatatagaaataaaaaaacTTATCAAATGTGAGTTTTATGTTGAGAGTAGAAGCTTGGAAGTGAGTTTGATGTTGAGAATAGAAGCTTGGAAGTGAGTTTGATGTTGAGAGTCGAAGCTTGGAAGTGAACTGGGAGACTTTGAGAGACTTTGAGAGTTtaagagaataaaagagaaacgaGGAATGAGAAGGATCTGATGCGTTTTTGAATAAAAACTCGTTCGGAGATGCAACTCCGTAAGGTATACGAAGATGcatttatgtattatttttaaacataaattaaGGTTTGGCTAAAAAATGAATGACTTATGTAAATGAGGTGCATTCAAAGATGAATTTTCAAATTCTAGAGGTAGTTTTGTTTTTTCACTAGAGTGTGGGAACAAGTCTTAGGGTGGAAAAAAAATTCtcctatttaaattttaatgGGTTGGATTAATCAGCCAACATGTATTTCAACATTTAAAATCGGACCAGACCAACCTGCTCATTTATGGGTTGGGTTGGGTTTGCGGGTtgtgcataaaataaataaaaaatctaatattttttaattgtaaGAAAATTGTAAAACAAGATAATATGAGGAACAATACTGTGCAAGAAGCAGAGTCACGAAGAAACCAAGTTGAAATCCCTGAACCGATACCAATTCAGGTGAAAATGCACCAAGAAGAGATCTAGAAGCTGCCAAGGTGCCGCAGACATCATAGACACACAACCCTCCCATTATTCCAAAGGAGGAAGAGGTAACCACACACCTCTAAAAGTTCACCGCCTTGGAGGAGTGATAAGATATAAAGAAGATGCTCCTCACCTATCTACTCGCATCTTAAATTCTACTCGCATCCTTGATAATAGGATTTTTAGATCATTGAAGAAACCACTGAAGCTCTAAAGCTACGACAAGATCAGGGAACCAAACGAACACATCGGGCACGCAGATGACTATCTCGACTACTATCACACATACGAGGACATAAAGTGTAAGCTCTTTGCATTAACCTTGACTGAATCGGTGACGACTTGGTCAGATATATTCCTGATGGGAGTATAAATATTTGGATTGATCTATGCAAAAATTGTGGATCAATGTAGTTGCTTGTATGAAGGTGAAAATCCTGCAGAAGGTCCATCTAAAGTTTTGATGACGACAATGACAATTAAAGTCATCAAAAATAGCTTTTAAACTTAATGATGATGTTCTAACCAAAATATCTCACGCCTCATCAACAAAAGGAGACTCAGGATCATAATTCTTATATGATCAGAAACAATCTAGCAAAGAATCTCGAAGCCTTAGATAAAGTGTGAAAGCTCGCTAGGTCATGTCTGTCTGCCTATTAGAATGAGCCGATTATTGTAAATATAAGGGAGTAATTTAGAAGTACTAAGGCAACTCATACACACacctaaatttttttttcaaatgttttTATCGTGAAAATTATTTTCTAAGTCAAACCAAGTGATTAAAAAGCTGTCCAAAATTTTTCCAAACTATCTTTGAACTAACCAATTAATTGGTAAGTTGTGCCATTTGATTGGCAAAACTTTTTGGAGCTAGTCAACCGATTGAAGCATTTAGCCAATCAGTTGGAGAAGAGCTAGTCGATTAACAAAGAACTTATGATAGCACATTAATGACTCACAACAACTCTATGTCCAATATTTCCTTGTTGGGCTTGCTAATTAGTTAAAAATGAGACGGCCAATCAGTTGGAGCTTTATGCCAATCGATTGGCTCATTAATTCGGCCCATGGATTATTTTGGTTTTTGGATTTTCTAACTCCTATATAAAGGAGGCTCGCCTCCATTTCGTTTCACACCACTTTCCAAAGATttatatttttttggaatttctctctcaattctcccTGTTTCTTTATTCAAAAACATTTCTCTTCACTTGAGGTTGCCTTAGTGCTTTTGAGCGAAGATTTGCTTGTGAGAAATAATTTTTTGCAAGTGGTCATGCTAGTTGTTTAAATTCTCAAAAGTGTGATACTCTTAGGAGATTGAGTTAGGTTTTTAAGATAAACTTGTCATAAAATCTCTATGGTTGGTTTCTTAAGCTTTgttgaaaaaaatttattttggttATTGAGATAATCCATAAATATCTAAGAACGGTTCTTTAGCTTAGCATTGGATAAAGCTATTATTGGTTGTGGATAAATCTATTAATCTCAAAGTCGGTTTATATGAAAAGTTTGTGGGTACAAGAAGCTAAGTTGGCACTAGAAGCTTATTGTTGAGactaaaattttcatataaaccgACCTTCAATGTAAGACTAAACTTTAGAAGATAACATTCACCATATCCAACAATGCCAACAATAAGTTGATATGGTGGACGAACTGGAGGCTATGGATCCCTAGCCTATATCAAATAATATATGGGAGGTGCCTGTCCCCGAGAACTTTAAGTCACCATCTTTGGCTAAGTTCAATGGATGTAGCGACCCATATGAGCATGTGGTCTCCATCGACACTCAAATGGACATCATCGAAGCACATAACTCTCTGAAGTGCATTCTTCTGTCCGACACGTTCAAGGACGTAAACTCTCTGTCATTAACTATCAGAACTAGGCGAAGAAACTAGTTCATTAACTCGCCGCAAGTTGGCACTAGAAGCTAATCGCCATCATCCTGCTCAACATACACCAAGGTCCATCAGATTCATCAAAGGGGTATCTCGCTCTCTTCAATGAGGCGATCATTAAGATGATCCACCCCAATCAATAAATTTTTGTAGGAGCGTTCTAGAACGATCTTAGGGAATGACACTTTAATGAACCCCTCTCCTAGAGACCAACAACAACGTTGGCTGAGGTAGTGACATGACCAAATGTTACATCAAGATCAAGGAAAGTAATGGTGAGAAGAAGGCCTGTGATGCAAAAAGAGGATATCTTTGGCGCTGAAGACACCAGAAGGAACCAATGTGCATCACCTATTAGAGATAAAACCACCTTAAACAAAGTGGAAAGCTTAAGGAAAGCTTAACACATCTGAACACTCGCTGAGAGAAGATATGGCGCGAAGTCCTTCACATGCACAACATTTCCTAACCTCCAACACTGAAGGTGGGCATAATGAAACTGAAGCCTAATAGTTAGTGTAAGTTCCACAAAGTCAAGGGTCACCACACTAAGGACTTCCAACATCTCAAGAAGGAGATTGAACATCTTATACAAGAAGGACATTTAAAGTAATACATCAAATGCAACCCCAATAAAGAGACATGAGGATCTGGTTCCCAAGGGCATGAAGGTCGTGAAAGCCCCCTAACCGGATTATGAAGGAAACCAAGCGGGAAGAAGAGCGACAGAGACCTCATATTCATGGAAAATGACGAGGATGAAAGAGCTGACAAACCTATCATATTGGTTGTACACACTCTTATCATCATCAGAGAAAACACTCCCTAATCATATGAATGACCCATGCCAATCGAATCCCTAAGACGCCCTCACAAAGAAAAGTAGAAATGGTCCTTAATATATGTCTCTATACACCCAATCATATGAGATATCCCTACCTGCCTTCTTGGT includes these proteins:
- the LOC131616648 gene encoding DEAD-box ATP-dependent RNA helicase 8-like, with the translated sequence MNNNNRARYPPPGIGPGRGGANPNVNLNQNPNQNPNLNNQFQQRPPYHHHNQPQQHQPHHQQQQHQQQQYYAQRQMVQQQHHQQQNQQQQQQQWLRRAQLGGSESNAADEVEKTVQSEAIDSSSQDWKAGLKIPPADTRYRTEDVTATKGNEFEDYFLKRELLMGIYEKGFERPSPIQEESIPIALTGSDILARAKNGTGKTAAFCIPALEKIDQDNNVIQVVILVPTRELALQTSQVCKELGKHLKIQVMVTTGGTSLKDDIMRLYQPVHLLVGTPGRILDLTKKGVCVLKHCSMLVMDEADKLLSPEFQPSIQQLIHFLPTNRQILMFSATYPVTVKDFKDRFLNKPYVINLMDELTLKGITQFYAFVEERQKVHCLNTLFSKLQINQSIIFCNSVNRVELLAKKITELGYSCFYIHAKMLQDHRNRVFHDFRNGACRNLVCTDLFTRGIDIQAVNVVINFDFPKNSETYLHRVGRSGRFGHLGLAVNLITYEDRFNLYRIEQELGTEIKQIPPHIDQAFYCR